The Euleptes europaea isolate rEulEur1 chromosome 2, rEulEur1.hap1, whole genome shotgun sequence genome has a segment encoding these proteins:
- the SMIM7 gene encoding small integral membrane protein 7, producing MLGDLLICGTLLVNAGAVLNFRLKKKESQGFGEEVKEPTTGDNIREFLLSLRYFRIFIALWNIFMMFCMIVLFGS from the exons ATGCTGGGGGACTTGCTGATTTGCGG GACGCTGTTGGTCAATGCAGGAGCAGTGCTGAACTTCAGGCT gaagaagaaggagagccaGGGCTTTGGTGAAGAGGTGAAGGAACCAACAACAG GTGATAATATCAGAGAGTTTTTACTGAGTCTGAGGTACTTCCGGATCTTCATTGCTTTGTGGAATATTTTCATGATGTTCTGCATGATTGT GTTATTTGGATCTTAA